A stretch of the Flavobacterium sp. 5 genome encodes the following:
- a CDS encoding c-type cytochrome — MKKVGNHNSNSRKLFLSLALMLSISVASFAQDAAPAAAAITAAPAASSGGDAAKGKELFNTNCAACHKLDAKSTGPALRGISEKHEMAWIYKWVHNSADLIKSGDAVAVKLFEDNNKVNMTPFPQLSTGDIDNIIAYTSEPKAEVAAPAGAAAVPGTAVNQESGVSNNVILGALALVMAILIVMLVLVNKVLRKVAAANGIEVVAKEPTMPIWKAFVKNQFLVLVSAIFLLLAGAYLVYGFLMQVGVDQNYEPIQPIHYSHRIHAGDNEINCKYCHSASRVSKTAGIPSLNVCMNCHKSISEVAETTATPEYSKAFYDEQIQKLYKAVGWDATKQSYTGKTEPVKWVRIHNLPDFVYFNHSQHVTTAGIECQTCHGPVQEFEIMKQFSPLTMGWCINCHRKTDVKMEGNEYYKKIHEELSKKYGVDKLTAAQMGGLECGKCHY, encoded by the coding sequence ATGAAAAAGGTGGGTAACCATAATTCGAATTCAAGGAAATTATTTTTAAGCTTAGCATTAATGTTGAGTATTTCCGTAGCTTCATTTGCTCAGGATGCAGCTCCGGCAGCTGCAGCTATTACAGCAGCTCCAGCGGCGAGTTCTGGAGGTGATGCAGCAAAAGGTAAAGAACTTTTTAATACCAATTGTGCGGCATGTCACAAACTTGATGCGAAATCAACTGGTCCTGCGTTGAGAGGTATTTCTGAAAAACATGAAATGGCATGGATTTATAAGTGGGTACATAATAGTGCTGATTTAATTAAATCTGGTGATGCTGTAGCTGTTAAGCTTTTTGAAGATAATAATAAAGTTAATATGACTCCTTTTCCTCAGTTATCTACCGGGGATATTGATAATATCATTGCTTATACTTCTGAGCCAAAGGCTGAAGTTGCTGCTCCAGCTGGTGCTGCTGCGGTTCCAGGAACAGCGGTTAATCAAGAAAGTGGTGTTTCTAATAATGTTATTTTAGGTGCTTTGGCATTAGTAATGGCAATACTTATCGTAATGTTAGTATTGGTTAATAAAGTGTTAAGAAAAGTTGCTGCTGCAAATGGTATTGAAGTTGTTGCTAAAGAGCCAACGATGCCAATTTGGAAAGCATTTGTAAAGAACCAATTCTTAGTTTTAGTTTCAGCTATATTTTTATTGCTTGCTGGTGCTTATTTAGTATATGGTTTCTTAATGCAGGTTGGGGTGGATCAAAATTATGAGCCTATTCAACCAATACATTATTCTCATAGAATTCACGCTGGTGATAATGAAATCAATTGTAAATATTGTCACTCTGCATCTCGTGTAAGTAAAACTGCTGGAATTCCATCTCTAAATGTTTGTATGAACTGTCATAAAAGCATTAGTGAAGTTGCTGAAACTACTGCAACTCCTGAGTACAGCAAAGCTTTCTATGATGAGCAAATTCAAAAATTATATAAAGCTGTCGGTTGGGATGCTACAAAGCAATCTTATACTGGGAAAACTGAACCTGTAAAATGGGTTCGTATCCATAACTTGCCTGATTTTGTTTATTTTAATCACTCTCAACACGTTACTACTGCGGGTATTGAATGTCAAACTTGTCACGGTCCTGTTCAGGAATTTGAAATAATGAAACAATTCTCTCCTTTAACAATGGGATGGTGTATTAATTGCCACAGAAAGACCGATGTTAAAATGGAAGGTAATGAGTATTACAAAAAAATACACGAAGAACTTTCTAAAAAATACGGCGTTGATAAGCTTACAGCTGCTCAAATGGGTGGTTTAGAGTGTGGTAAATGTCACTATTAA